Genomic window (Vigna unguiculata cultivar IT97K-499-35 chromosome 10, ASM411807v1, whole genome shotgun sequence):
AGTCGGCAATGTGGAACCAAAGAGCTCTGTGATATCTTCAGAAGTCGATAATTCCAATCCTTGCCAAACCAGTGAACCAACTCTGCCATTCTCTAGCTGCTCTCCTTGCAAATAAACAAAATTCGGTTGATACGACTCCAGCACTTTCCTAAACTGTTCCTTATCCGGATTCCGAAGAGTTTGAACCTGCATTAACAAGACATCCCCATCATGCTATTCCAGTGGCTCCCAACGTCAAACCAAAACCTACATTACATCAATGTGAATGCGTTAATCGCGCATACCTCAAGACGCCCTGCGGAAACGAGCTCAGGGAAAGGATATTCGTGTTGATTCTGTGAGGACTTGTGCTCCCCAAAACTGGTCCCACAGGTTACAGCGAGAAGAGTGCAAGAGTGCTTCGGAGCTCCTTGAGGATGGAACGGAAACATCGTTGTTCAAGCTAAACCGAACACCGTTCAGACAAGCACGCACACTGAGAAAACTGAAATTTCTGGCGTGTAAAGTTGGACTCCGACGGGACTCAGTTACGCACTTTGCTGCACCGGATAAAACGCCGTTGCGCAAAACTACGGAGGAATCGCGAGGGTCCGTTGCATAGTCGGACGAACAAAGAGAGGTGGCGATCGAAGAGAGAAGGCGCGGCAATGGCGGTGCGCGAGAAGAAGAGGATTAGGAACTGCAAGTATTAAAACCCTAAAGTGATGGATGGATTGGGATTGGAAGATGAAGATTGAACAAGAAGAAGATTGGGAAAACGTGATGCGGATTCGGGATTCACATCTTCTCATGTTGTTCTTTCTGAGGTCTAAGACGGCGTCGTTCTGCTtcctaatttagtttttttacaaaattacacTGCATTAGTTCTTTCAAACTGGGTTAGTTAGTTAGTCTGTGTTGTTTCTTGacttttttagaaaataaatctacaaaaatattttctttttaaattaaagataaagataGATATTATCttttacaaacaaaatttaaaattattacatgttgactgataaaaaaaataattataaatataacaacTTTTAGTTAAtcaattgttgttattatttttttatataaaaactaacCAACCACTCTTTTGTTTAGCATTGGGATTCCAAATAAACTGGCCTTTGCATATCATGGACATATGCCATAATGCCAAATGTTTTTTGGTAccatggatatatatatatatatatatatatatatatatatatatatatatatatatatatatatatatatataattctattgCTTTTATTTGACtagataataaatttacaaagaaaattatattagaattaGAGAAAATGGTTAACTTAAAATTGATAtgttagataaataaataaataataaaagaatactTTGAATAGCATTGTACATCATATGCATGCACTGAATGTGAATTAAAACTATTGGAAATAGTATAGAATTTTagaatgtaataaaatatttaaaattttgtaaataaactcatttatatattaatatttataacacaaaaaccaatatatattataaaagttatcTCTAGAGGAGAAAGTATTTtttgcatattaaaaattatgagtACATATCTTTTagtgttaaaattataaaatgcggttgaagttttaatatttataattttcatatttgtagttttaatagaattttaaaatttatttaatagagACGAATATACAGTTATAACCATAGTTGAAGTTCTTAAAAAATGTTGCTATTTATaggaacaaatatttaaaatagaatcAATCTTTTAAAACAAGCACTATATTTTACTCAAAAGTGATACATAATGTAAAATACATATTCAAGATAGAAAATTCTCACGATAAGAATAATAATGATTCATTGTTCTAAAACTTAAACACAAGaataagattatatatttttctaaactttagAAACTGCCAAAAGAAATATGAACATTTGATGATAAGGATATGATAAggatttataaattttggagtcaacttattttattttattgttctgTGAATGGTATAACCCTTAGAAATATATGATTACTTGCagataattctaaatattatattttatttgtatacttttttttatcctctcTCTGTTTTCAATCTTTCATGAATGATCTTAACCTTTTCATTTGTCTTTTGTATTAATTATGATCCCATCAACACATTTTTAGAAACTCTATAATTATAACATTCATAATAAGTATTGATACCTAAATCTTCTTTCTCTACAGcaacatttattttcaaaatgatacatttattgaaaatcatagttttttttttaaatccaaccatctttttttaaaaaaaaaaatagacatagAATATGGGCATTAGACTATactaaagtttatattttaaaaatatattttaatataaatttatagttgaatttaattaatttaagtgCACAAATAATCCTATTTATCCGTTAGAGATATTGCATTAAAATTGATTCAACTTAAATTTATCCGTTAAACACAATCCCACGTTTCAAAAAATTTTCGGCagcattattttattttagcatGCCTTATGAATGCTTGCTTATAccagatttttttttccaccACGTGACAATAAAGACTTAATTTTCCGTACCTTTTTGGTCGGTTATTACTTTGACCTttgaactattttatttatgattaaatagtTTCAGTTGATGGTTCAGaatgttttgatattttaatatttaatatccaATAAATATGCTAATTTagattttatacttatttcattaaattaacaatgtagatatataattattttaatattttaaaatatattgaaatatgaACACAAAAATAAGTTCAAGATTAAAACTAAATGAAAGTCAAAGTAATCAAAGTTAAGAGactgaaattatatattttataaaatataagaattgtAACTACAattaaatcaaagtaaaattaaCAAAGAGATAAAGATTGAATATCGAACCGCTCCACCTGTATGCagtcaataaaaatgaaattgtatttTGTACAACTTTTTAAACAGAATTTTATTATGTATCTTAATAAAATAGCATTTTGCAAATGCTAAAATATGGGTTTCGATACACTTTGTATATATGCACACGAATTTATTGGTACCgaagaaaatcaaatttgaCGGTTATTCTTTACCTTGGGTTTGGTTAACGAGGGATTTTAAcattccaaaaaaaattaaatatctgataattgaattttttttaaaataagtttgtatgaagtaattaaaatattatagatttcaattttttatttagataaagCAGTTTAACTTCTATTTTATGATAAATTCAATTCTATCTTTATAATTCGGTCTGACACAACTTAACTCGACCTGGACCCAAGCTTACTCCCCTCAAGTCGGTCTTGATTGACCTTCAACCCGGGTTGACTTTCAACCTGGGTTGTCCCGACCTTTAACTTGGGCTTGCCTGGCTCACATTTCATTCTAGTCTGCCCCAGCTCGACCTTCGGTCTGGACCGAATCAACTCGACCTTCGACCTATCTCGACCCGACTTGACCTCTGACCTGTTCCAGCACAACTTGACCTTCGTCTTGCCTCAACCTTCGTCCTGAACAGGCCTGATGGAGATGTGACAATGAGCAAGGACAATgatccacttgaagaacttGGAGGACCTATGACAAAGGCTAGAGTCTTGTCTCAACCTTCGTCCTGGACAAGCCTGATGGAGATGTGACAATGGGCAAGGAcaaggatccacttgaagaacttAGACCTATGATAAGGGTTAGAGCAAGAAATTCAAAAGAAGTTCTCTAGAAAGTGTTGTCCATTTTACTTTAATACAAGCCCAAGTTTCAAGGAGAAAAAATCAAGGTTGTGAATTGCATCATAGTCCAAATGGAGGAGGATTAATATACCAATttgttgttgtttcttttaagtTATTAGTTTGGTTAAACAAGAGCCCAATGATCTATACAAGGCATGCACATATATGTTGAGGTGTGTGATTTGTGCAGGGATTCCTAGTTACCATGTACTTGCTGCATCAAATCaaattttgggaaatttgattaCTACTTAGAggtatatattatgttttatcaaGTCTCTCACTATTGAAATCTTTATAATTGGATCTATTTATAACCAAGGTTAttgatcttttatatttttcttatgtttcAGCCACCAAATACTCATCAAGAAAATTAATCATAAGACAATCAACAAGAGCAAGAACATGATGATTATGTAGTTATACTAATTATTAGGTGTTAAGAAACtttagatattattattactacagGTGGaacttttgttatatataatcaCTAGTACAGGGAAGGCAAACGACAGCGGTTATTTTGCACTTTTAGCTTCGGGTTCGCACCCGAGGCATATACTGCCGAGGTAAAAAGACTCtcgtttatgcctcggttattaaccCGAGGCAAAAAAAGTAGTTATTGCCTCGGTCTCctccaaccgaggcctaattgtgtatcagaaataaaaaaaaaaatttcgaCGGAGCAGCGGCGGTGCAGGCGGAATGAAGGGTTGCTGCTCCAAGTCCTTCAACTTCACACCCACCACCTCTTCCCCACTCCCACCCCTTTTCACAAATTCCCCAATCTCCCTCTCCAAACAAACCACCCTCAACCCTTTTGAACCATCTCAACAAAACCTCTCAGAGCACTCTTTGCATAAACACCCATCACAACTTCGAAACCCTGCTTTCGTGAAAACCCGACTCACGATTGGATCGTCGAGGATTGACAAAACGAAGTGCTTCAGAAACGACGTCGTGCCCCCGTGCTGGCTCTACTGGTACGCATGGAAGCTCTCTAGCTGCCACCGCTGGTTCGCCTGCGACCGGTTGATGGCCGCCATGAACGAGTTCGACACCGGAGCGAGTTCCTCCTCGTCGCCGCCGCCGCCCCCGTTGGACGACGAAAGCCGGTCCAGCGATACCCCCACGGAGCGGTGGTGAAGCCGGAACAAAGGCTGGGGTGcaatggaagaagaagaaaagatttggATGTGGTGTAGGGATGctcggagaagaagaaaatcgtGATGGTTTGCGCGACTGCAAAAGGATTTAGGGTTTTTTAAACCCTACGAAGCCATACTGCCTCGGTTAAttcgaaaccgaggcatattgtcttactatatgcctcggttggcaaTAGACCCGAAGCAAAAAGGTCCatactgcctcggttataaaagaaccgaggcatattctatcagtgaattaaaacaaaacaaaaaataccaCCAAGTAACTGCATCGGGTAAAAAAAACCTGAAGCAAAAAAgctattaggcctcggttctgtggtaaccgaggcataaaagcagttaaaaaatttcaaattttgtaaacAGCGCGAATTCGCAATTTTTTTAAGCTATATACCTCGGTTAGTataacaaccgaggcataaaaggtgcatttaattacaaaaatgccaccgcatGTTTATATGCAGCGGGTATGcaggaaccgaggcatatactgcGATATAAAAACTCTAAAATCCACTAGTGAATCATATGGTTGAATGTATTAATCTTTGGATTTTTaacattattgataaatttaaatatgaacaTTGTATGTtacatttgatatttttaattacatattgTAAGTTGTGTGCATTTGAATGggtcttattttaaattttatgaaattttttaatatgttcaTGATTGTATTAAGTAGAACAAAAATCAATATGAACAAAAGGATATATCAACATTACATACGGATATATCAGTAGGTAAATTACCTACTGATAAATTCGTTCGTAATTACTTAGGATTTGTTCGTATGTAATTATTTATGGATAAATTCGTATGTAATTTATCTATGACTAGTTTACCTACGGATTTTTGTCTATATGTAATCCATagataaatcaattttacttaCGAATTTTATGTGTTACTTACgaatttttacaataaataataccactttttcttgtagtgtctaAGAGAGATTGATTGACAATTTTGATAGAGTtatttgcataaataattataacagtATTAGTTATTCAGAAAGAATGGAAATCAATTCAGaacttaaaaatagaagaaacgTTTTTTTTTTGGGAGTAGGGAAAGAGAGTTAGGTTTACATAGAAAAATTGGTTACCAAAAAAAATTGGGATTCTCACAAAATTCAATGAACTCTGAAAATATCTCAACAATCAATAttccaaataaatttataataaatataattggcatgaaaattttattaaaataataaaaaaactatggGAGAATCGCATTAAACTTATAATAAGATTACATCGTAATCATAGAAAAAGAAACCTATTAcgaaaaatagaaaacatttaatgtattaattttttatatcaaactCCTTAATTAATCACTGACCTTTAAagatataaatagaattaaaattgcGAAAAGGTTGTGTTTGAatgtcaaaaaattaatttaaatcattacaGTGAATACGAATAATAGAGtgaattaagaaaataacttattactaatacaatattataataaataatgtaatgtATCCATTAACtcttaaacaaaaataagatgctataacaaataaaataaaataaaaactaaaaacacacACCAGTGTGAAATGATGATATTATAACAAGCCTATGGGTTCAAAGTGAACTGTTGTAATTTAAAATGTGCCTAATATTGACATAAATGTTACATCGGTCTTCATTTAAATCGATGTAAAATATGCAAAATGTGTAATATTGTAAAATACTTACAAAATCATAAATCTTGAAATAGTAACACGTAGAATTTACTTTATATGATATTGTGTTTGTatcatttttgtaatatatatgtgCATATTACATGGGTTACAAAATGTCCTTTTTGAAGTTataaaatctctttttttaagTAATGCCATAACAAGCTCCTATGTTAATTAAAGAAGCTAAATAACTCACTTAAACTCCGTAAAGAAAAGCATGTCACTGTTATTCCGCctaaaaatgaaacaaagtcttaattttaatgattttaaattgatGATGAATTTTAACAAAACACATGAATCTGATCCTTCTTAAATAGATTGGTTTCACACGACTGGATGagatataattttgtttaatttcttcatcCTTACGGATCTTATGAACAACCACTTCACTTTATGCATGGATTCAAATTTCATTATTCATCACTATGATCTTTCCTATGCACTTCTCATTTCATTATATCAACCACACACAAAGAGATAAAATGGTCTTTATTActtaatgggttaaatatgtttatggtcttacaaattttagtgaaaattgaaatcagTCTCTCTTGAaaatttttaaccaatttagtttctcatatttggaaatgtgtgaatttaattctttaaactaaatatttttaaatttatttaaagttttaaacacatttttcaacaacattaaagtaaaaatgtgtcaaatagtataaacaaactaaaatactataatgaaatgtgtttgaactTAAACtacaaataaacttaataaaacttgaataaaacaattaaatccacgtttttataacaaaacaataattttcCAACCTTAACACTCTCATAtgacaatttctttttcattaagtAAAACAATGTTTTACTGATTTAATTCAACGATGCAAATTAATGACAGAACCTGTGAATATTCCATCAATACATAGGGCACATTCTTTTCATAGATATATGGTAATAGTGGCTACTGCCATTCTTACTTTTGCATCAAGAACTCTGCAACAATGGTGGATTCCAAAGTTTAGTGTTAGGCTAAGCCAGTGCCATGTGTGGAATCTTTGCTTAATTTTCTTAACCATATACTTTATGTCATGTCATCTTTTGTAGCACAAGTTTCATGTGTGTAAATTGCAAACTATTATTATACAAACAAATCTCTGTCAGCATCTTTCGGCCGTGTCCCTGTGGGCCAAATAAAAGCAATAATACAAAACCCAGAAATAGACACAAGCCATAATTTTCACCACCTACTCCATTATTTTTTGCTCCCTCTTCTCAACTTTTTTGACCTAAGCAAAAAACATGCTGTAAAAGGCTGCATCAATCccagataaataaaaatatttgtattctaATGAAACTTAATCCCACACGTGTTATATAAGGCCACAAAACCTtacacagtaaaaaaaaaaaacatgagtgATAGTGCCTTTTTGTGGGGCATGGTTCCTTTAAATATCAGCCATTCCTTCCTTTCAACGATTCATCCacttccattttcttttctttctcctctGTGTGCTCCATTTTCCTTCTGCGTTTCTCCACTCACCATGCTTCCAAAGTTCATCAACATTAGCCCCTTTAAAGTTGAACACCAACAAGAACTGAAGCATGTCAACAAAAGAAGAAAGCATGAGAAATCGTTTGAGAGTAGCAGCGTTGGTTTGAGACTTCTCCCTCAAATCACCACCACCTCAAACAACACATCAAACGTTCTCTTCAAATCTGCAATGAGAAAGCCAAACCATTATTCCATCCCTCACGACTTCTGCTTCCTTAAAACTTGCAATCTCTGCAATAAACACCTCAGTCCAGACAAAGATATTTACATGTACAGGTACATAAATTGATGTAAAATTCatcttataaattgattttgtgaGGTTTAATTATGTATGGTACCAGAAACATGAGTTTAAGTCTATTctgatataatatataacatgtCAATCAATTTTGTGGAGTTAAATTAGACACGATATTAACGTAGTTGTTGTGTTTTTGATTTGTGAAATGATGTTTGTGCAGAGGAGATCAAGGTTTCTGCAGCGTGGAGTGTCGAAACAGACAAATAGTTTTGGATGAGATGAAGGAATTAGAAAGCTCGACGAAGAAAATGGTGGCCTCTT
Coding sequences:
- the LOC114166492 gene encoding FCS-Like Zinc finger 17-like encodes the protein MSDSAFLWGMVPLNISHSFLSTIHPLPFSFLSPLCAPFSFCVSPLTMLPKFINISPFKVEHQQELKHVNKRRKHEKSFESSSVGLRLLPQITTTSNNTSNVLFKSAMRKPNHYSIPHDFCFLKTCNLCNKHLSPDKDIYMYRGDQGFCSVECRNRQIVLDEMKELESSTKKMVASYRQCCGEAREETRLILKDLRMQRLKSRV